TTCACCGACGTGCGGGTGGTGCGGGAGCAGGCCGTGCCGGACCCGTCGTTCCCGACGGTGTCGTTCCCGAACCCGGAGGAGCCGGGTGCGGCGGACCGGTTGCTGGAGCTGGCGGCGGCCGAGTCGGCCGACCTGGCCATCGCGTTGGACCCGGACGCGGACCGGTGCGCGCTGGGCGTCCGGGAGCGGGACGGGTCGTGGCGGATGCTGCGCGGCGACGAGACCGGCGTGCTGCTCGGGTCGCTGGTGTTGTCCACTGTGGACGCTGTGGACAACCCGGATCCCTTGGTGGCGACCACGATCGTCTCTTCGTCGTTGCTGAAGTCGATCGCGGCGGCGCGCGGGGCGCGTTACGCGGAGACGTTGACCGGGTTCAAGTGGTTGGTGCGCGCCGGCGAGGGGTTGGTGTTCGCGTACGAGGAGGCGTTGGGCAACTGCGTCGACCCGGCGTCCGTGAACGACAAGGACGGCATCTCGGCCGCCGTGGTGGCGTGCGACCTGGCGGCCGGGCTGAAGGCGTCCGGGCGAACGCTGCTGGACGCGCTGGACCAGCTCGCCGTCGAGCACGGCCTGCACCTGACCGACCAGGTCTCACTGCGGTTCACCGACCTGAGCCGGATCGGGGCGTTGATGGCCCGGTTGCGCGCCGAGCCGCCGGCGGGCTTCACCTTTGAAGACCTGTTGCCGGAGGCGGACGTCGTCAGGCTGACGAAGGAAGGCGTGCGGGTGGTCGTGCGGCCGTCCGGGACGGAGCCGAAGCTCAAGGCGTACCTGGAGGTCGTGGAACCGGTGGCCGACGACCTGCCGGCCGCCCGCGTGCGTGCCGAGGGCCGGTTGGCCGAGCTTCGGGCTCAGGTGTCGGACCTGCTCACGACGCCATAGCGATCAGCAGGCAGAGCACGGCGACGACGAGCGCACCGCCCGCCACCAGGTAAGGACGCCTGGTCGGCGGGCTCACCGGGCGGGACCTGTTCTGCGTGGCGGCGGCGACCGAGATCCGGCCGGCGATGTAGCTGACCGTGCACAGCGCCACACCGGCCGCGAGGATCATCGTGTTGACGTCCCAAGGGCTGTGGTCGACCCCCGGCCACAGCGCGATGAACACCAGCGGCAGACCGATGAGCCCGACCCCGATACCGACACCGGCGCCCCACGTGATCCGCCGGTTCCGCTGCATCGTGGCGATACTTCGAGTTTCCATGACTCCCTCCCCTGCACTGCTACTACTGAAGACGCACAGCAGCCGCATCGGTTCCCGGCGGCCGTCGACCGGCTCGTCACCAGGCGTGACCATGCTACCGAGCGGTTGCGCGTTGTTCCGGTGCGCGGCAGCCTGTCCCGCGTGCCCCGACTCCTGATCGTGCACCACACGCCGTCCCCGAACATGCAAGCGATGTTCGAGGCGGTCGTAGCCGGCGCGACCGATCCGGAGATCGGAGGCGTGGAAGTGGTGCGACGGCCGGCTCTGGCAGCCACGGTGTCTGACGCGCTCGAAGCTGACGGCTACGTCCTCGGTACGCCCGCGAACCTGGGGATGATGAGCGGCGCGCTGAAGGTGTTCTTCGACCTCGCCTACTACCCGTGCCTCGACGCCACGCGCGGACGCCCTTACGGCCTGTACGTGCACGGCAACAACGACACCACGGGCGCGGTTCGCGGGATCGAGTCGATCACTACGGGGTTGTCATGGGAGAAGGTGACCCCCAACGTCAGCGTGACCGGTGAACCGACGAAGGAAGACCTTCGCGCGTGTTGGGAACTCGGCGCGACGGTTGCCGCACAGCTCATGCCCTGAGTGACCGTCGGATCACCGAGGTGGAAGCAGCTTCTCAACGGCGTCGAACCGATCGTCTGTGCGCGTGGACGGCATCCGGGCCGCGTACCCCCTAGCGCGCTCCAGAGTCGCCGTCGCGGCGTCCAGTGCGCCTGTACGGGCGTACGACTCGGCAAGCCAGGAGAGGTAGAGGGCCACCTCTCGCGAGTGTCCCTCGGGGTAGGTGGCGACCGCGCCGGACAGCAACGGTTCGGCCTTGTCGGGTGCACCTAGCTGGATCATGCAACGTCCGGCCATGACATCGATTTCAGCTCTGTTGAGCCAATAGACCCACTCAGGTTCTTCGATACCGGTGGACCTCTGTTCGTATGTGTCGTCTACCGCGTCCAGCGCGCGGAGCGTGCCGTCACGGTCCTTGGTCTTGGCGCTTGCCCATGCCACCCGTTCCAACAGCAGCGTCCGGACGACGGGCGTAGCCCTTCGGGCTCCCGTGACCGCCGTACGCGCCAGGAGCAGCGCGTCACGCGGGTCAGCCACGTTGGCGATCTGGTAGCTCAGTGACGAAAACAATTGCGCCGCAAGGGAATCGTTGCCCGCTTCCTCAGCCGCTGACACCCCGCCGAGGTACAGCCGTTGGGCGTCCGCGTACCTCCCCGCGTCCGACGCCACCCACCCGGCGAGTTGGGCAAGCTCGCCGGTGGCGGTGAGCAGCCTCCGACCGATCGGCTCGACGTAGGAACCGTTACGCACCAACGATTGCGCCTCTTCTAGCTCTTGCCGCACGGCGGGCAACAGGGCCGCGCTGCCAACCACGTCGTCAAGGTGCCTCAGTTCGACCACACGAGCGTCCAGGGCGTCTGCCAGGGACTCACCCACCCTGCGACCGGATCGGCGCTGTACGGCCGTAGGAGAGTCCGAGACAAGCCACTCATGGGCACGTCGCATCGCGTCACCACCGATCGGCAAACCTAGCGCTTGTTCATACGCCGCAACGACTTCCGGGAGCGGTCGGCGCTTCCCTGTCTCGATCAAACTCAAGTAGGGCTTGCTGTAGTGGGTGAGTTGAGCCATCCGGGACAGGCTGAATCCGGCAGCCTCGCGCGCTGCCCTGAGAGCGTCACTCAGTTCCGACAAAGCCTGCTCCCCGGTCCGCGTTGTCAACCTTTGTAAACGCGCTGATCAGCATAAACGCGGAGTGCGACCGGTAGGAACAACGGTAGGTCACCCCTTGTCCGTGAGACCTCCAGAACGCGCGCCGGGCAAGGGGTGGCCGTACCACCGGGCCTAGGAGGTGACCTTGAGCAGCGACGACGTTCAGAAGGCAGAGCAAGAGCACATCAACACGATGGTTGCGCTACAGCAGCTCCTACGGAACGGGTTCATCGCGGTCCCCTACGGCGACAATCGGACCCAACCCGAAGAGCTGGGATTCGTCCGGTTGCGGTGGGACATCCAGGATCTGATCCGTGTCTACGGAGCTGACCAAGCCAGCGCCGTTTGGTTACCTGATCTGGCCCACGCTCCGCGACCTACGCATCTTCCAGCGCCTACGGAAATGACGCGTCTAAGCACGATGGAAACGCGAGGGGGAAATGACCAGTGCTGACACGGATCTGTTTATTCGACCGAGGTCGGTGATTCTCCAGCCTGAGACGTTATGCAATCTCGACTGTAGTTACTGCTACCTGCCGTTCCGACACAAGCGCAACAGGATGTCCGTTGAAGTGGCGCGGACAGTAGCCGAGTCCGTCCGGCCCTGGACGGCCTACACCACAGTTGACGTGTGCTGGCACGGTGGGGAGCCGCTGGCGACTGGCCGCGCTTACCTCGGGCGGCTAATGGACGCTTTCAACGACCTTGACGTCAAGCACGGTGTCCAGACAAACGCCACGCTGGTAGATGATGCGTGGTGCGAATTCTTCACCGAACGAGACATGTACGTGGGTGTCAGTATCGACGGCGGACCGTCCGACAACGCCAACCGTGTGGATCGAAAAGGAGCACCAGCCTACGAAAAGGCGATGCAGGGGATTGAGCGGCTCATCGCTCACGGTCATGAGGTCTACGCAAT
This is a stretch of genomic DNA from Saccharothrix ecbatanensis. It encodes these proteins:
- a CDS encoding phospho-sugar mutase, with the protein product MTNSLTPALRDAAFRWIADDPDAATRLELQTVLARAMGGDASAAEDLADRMSGPLTFGTAGLRGPVRAGPNGMNRAVVIRTTAGLAAWLKANGHVGTVFVGRDARHGSEDFAAATAGVLAGAGFTVRVLPEPLPTPILAFLVKRHDAVAGVQITASHNPPADNGYKLYLAGGGQIVPPEDRAIEAAIRGVPAAVSVPLSDDCLPVSEAEVDEYLERVASLPRGVARDLRVALTPMHGVGGATAVEALRRAGFTDVRVVREQAVPDPSFPTVSFPNPEEPGAADRLLELAAAESADLAIALDPDADRCALGVRERDGSWRMLRGDETGVLLGSLVLSTVDAVDNPDPLVATTIVSSSLLKSIAAARGARYAETLTGFKWLVRAGEGLVFAYEEALGNCVDPASVNDKDGISAAVVACDLAAGLKASGRTLLDALDQLAVEHGLHLTDQVSLRFTDLSRIGALMARLRAEPPAGFTFEDLLPEADVVRLTKEGVRVVVRPSGTEPKLKAYLEVVEPVADDLPAARVRAEGRLAELRAQVSDLLTTP
- a CDS encoding flavodoxin family protein gives rise to the protein MPRLLIVHHTPSPNMQAMFEAVVAGATDPEIGGVEVVRRPALAATVSDALEADGYVLGTPANLGMMSGALKVFFDLAYYPCLDATRGRPYGLYVHGNNDTTGAVRGIESITTGLSWEKVTPNVSVTGEPTKEDLRACWELGATVAAQLMP
- a CDS encoding helix-turn-helix domain-containing protein; the encoded protein is MTTRTGEQALSELSDALRAAREAAGFSLSRMAQLTHYSKPYLSLIETGKRRPLPEVVAAYEQALGLPIGGDAMRRAHEWLVSDSPTAVQRRSGRRVGESLADALDARVVELRHLDDVVGSAALLPAVRQELEEAQSLVRNGSYVEPIGRRLLTATGELAQLAGWVASDAGRYADAQRLYLGGVSAAEEAGNDSLAAQLFSSLSYQIANVADPRDALLLARTAVTGARRATPVVRTLLLERVAWASAKTKDRDGTLRALDAVDDTYEQRSTGIEEPEWVYWLNRAEIDVMAGRCMIQLGAPDKAEPLLSGAVATYPEGHSREVALYLSWLAESYARTGALDAATATLERARGYAARMPSTRTDDRFDAVEKLLPPR